In Aliarcobacter faecis, a genomic segment contains:
- a CDS encoding AAA family ATPase: MINRVYIKNCLSFKEVNLEFQKGLNIFSGPSGAGKSILMQEILALFAFNEVKSELSELEFSNSSFEDEAYGIELGEDLIIKNIKKEKARYFLNNQSISKKNLQNISFKLIKQLNLKDTSDFESQKIIEFLDRLSTKNSLEFQRVKDSFDSKFKEFSNIRKELEKLYEDEKKIEDLKEFARFEIAKIEEIDPKEDEYDKLNSIKKSLAKKEKIEKAINKASAIFELNSSVNDLLELLEVDSTFFDETMNELNNIFEKSNDSLSELEDINIEEVLNRIEKISALQKRFGSIKEALEYKDEKKAELEAYMNISFSKTKLEKDYLVLEEDIKQLAKELSSFRKESLFLLEEKINYYLKFLYLSNVTLELKEKNLDALGIDEFYLELNQVSIDTISSGEYNRLRLALLSAISEFDIGENGVLFLDEIDANLSGKESDAISKVLISLSKNYQIFAISHQPQLTSSANQHFLVDKKDGISIVKLLNNNDKIIEIARMISGENVTNEAIKFAKNLLK; the protein is encoded by the coding sequence TTGATAAATAGAGTTTATATTAAAAATTGTCTTAGCTTCAAAGAGGTTAATTTAGAGTTTCAAAAAGGCTTAAATATTTTTAGTGGTCCATCAGGAGCAGGAAAATCTATACTCATGCAGGAAATTTTAGCTTTATTTGCTTTTAATGAGGTAAAAAGTGAGTTAAGTGAGTTGGAGTTTTCAAATAGTAGTTTTGAAGATGAAGCTTATGGAATAGAGTTAGGAGAAGATTTAATAATTAAGAATATCAAAAAAGAGAAAGCTAGATATTTTTTAAATAATCAATCAATATCTAAAAAAAATCTTCAAAATATCTCTTTTAAGTTGATAAAACAACTAAATTTAAAAGATACAAGTGATTTTGAAAGTCAAAAAATAATAGAGTTTTTAGATAGATTATCTACTAAAAATAGTTTAGAGTTTCAAAGAGTAAAAGATAGTTTTGATAGTAAATTTAAAGAGTTTTCAAATATAAGAAAAGAGCTAGAAAAACTTTACGAAGATGAAAAAAAGATAGAAGATTTAAAAGAATTTGCTAGGTTTGAGATAGCAAAAATTGAAGAGATTGATCCTAAAGAAGATGAGTATGATAAATTAAATTCTATAAAAAAATCTCTAGCGAAAAAAGAGAAAATAGAAAAAGCAATAAATAAAGCAAGTGCTATTTTTGAATTAAATAGTAGTGTAAATGATTTACTTGAACTTTTAGAAGTAGATAGCACTTTTTTTGACGAGACTATGAATGAACTTAATAATATTTTTGAAAAATCAAATGATAGTTTAAGTGAGTTAGAAGATATAAATATTGAAGAAGTTTTAAATAGAATTGAAAAGATTTCTGCTCTACAAAAAAGATTTGGTTCAATAAAAGAGGCTTTAGAGTACAAAGATGAAAAAAAAGCCGAACTTGAGGCGTATATGAATATCTCTTTTTCTAAAACAAAACTTGAAAAAGATTATTTAGTTTTAGAAGAGGATATTAAACAATTAGCAAAAGAGTTAAGTTCTTTTAGAAAAGAGAGTTTATTTTTACTAGAAGAGAAGATAAATTATTATTTAAAATTTTTATATTTAAGTAATGTAACATTAGAACTAAAAGAGAAAAATTTAGATGCTTTAGGTATTGATGAGTTTTATCTTGAATTAAATCAAGTATCTATTGATACTATTAGCTCAGGTGAATATAATAGATTAAGATTAGCTCTTTTAAGTGCAATTAGTGAGTTTGATATTGGTGAAAATGGAGTTCTATTTTTAGATGAGATTGATGCAAATTTAAGTGGAAAAGAGAGTGATGCTATATCAAAGGTTTTGATATCTCTTAGTAAAAATTATCAAATTTTTGCAATTTCTCATCAGCCACAATTAACATCAAGTGCAAATCAGCACTTTTTAGTAGATAAGAAAGATGGTATTTCAATTGTAAAATTATTAAATAATAATGATAAAATAATAGAAATCGCAAGAATGATTAGTGGCGAAAATGTAACAAATGAGGCTATAAAATTTGCAAAGAATCTTTTAAAATAA
- a CDS encoding methyl-accepting chemotaxis protein — protein MFKNLSLKLKVLILSFITIIVISFAIAIDAINSIKSFSNESIESYKKEAYAKKEQELQNYVSLAIKTVEAYYSRTSSDKLKLEVQDELVKQTNFLFSILEAEYERNKSVLSEDALKDRLKAIVNETRYGKTGYFWINDFNAVVLIHPINQKLNNQNMYEYKDPNGKQIFKEFADLAKKDKEGFVDYVWPKPGFDKPQEKVSFVKLFKPYNWVIGTGEYVDNLTTKIQEEALKTISEMRYANNDYFWINDSNPKMIMHPMNPKLNGADLSTYADPYGTKLFIEMSKIANQKTEGGLVKYYWDKPNKPNDPKAKFSYVQKFGPWDWIIGTGAYVDDIEAQIASMEQNTKNEINSIIFSISLFTLISIIVALIIYNIFIRKTLIRPLEDLDEAIIKIKNKDGTTDHIEKKSNDEIGKVVDSFNLYIASLKDAYIEDSKVIENVEQIIDKVINGFYVYKVEATSSNPQIIKLRDSINTMIERTNQNLVGLNNILIEYGNSNFAISDSKIDTSKVNGIISSLAASTQLIGVTVSEFLSMIIGSGRQLNSDTNTLSEAANRLSSSANEQAASLEETAAAIEEITSIVKSSVQKTSQMSILAKHLQASSKDGEALASKTNQAMEEIDKQVKSINEAISIIDQIAFQTNILSLNAAVEAATAGEAGKGFAVVAQEVRNLASRSAEAAKDIKNIVEVATSKANEGKGIANEMINGYTTLNAKINETIVLIEDVSQGSKEEEKGIIQINDTINILDKATQVNANQATVISDLASEVANLSTNLLKIADRAKFKEFSPKEIEDIDLVFKVSKLKNDHIRFKLVNFDKVGQTKTVWSVTKPTDCDLGKWIVEQENANNPFTKTQNWKNLKSNHEIVHSSVQNYINEDCRDNVNNDLLNSLSKELDRATFEVFKSLDQLKKDNVYESKVVSKIEKKVSKEEPKFEMKKEEKVITKITQKSSDDEWESF, from the coding sequence ATGTTTAAAAACTTGTCATTAAAACTAAAAGTTTTAATTCTTTCATTTATAACAATTATAGTGATATCTTTTGCAATTGCAATTGATGCTATAAATTCAATTAAGAGTTTTTCAAATGAAAGTATTGAAAGCTATAAAAAAGAGGCGTATGCAAAAAAAGAGCAAGAGCTACAAAATTATGTATCTTTAGCAATAAAAACTGTTGAGGCTTATTATTCTAGGACATCATCTGATAAGTTAAAGCTTGAAGTTCAAGATGAACTTGTAAAACAGACAAATTTCTTATTTTCTATTTTAGAAGCTGAGTATGAAAGAAATAAAAGTGTACTTTCTGAAGATGCTTTAAAAGATAGATTAAAAGCTATTGTAAATGAAACAAGATATGGAAAAACTGGGTATTTTTGGATAAATGATTTCAATGCAGTTGTTTTGATTCATCCAATAAATCAAAAATTGAATAATCAAAATATGTATGAATATAAAGATCCAAATGGAAAACAGATATTTAAAGAGTTTGCAGATTTAGCAAAAAAGGATAAAGAGGGATTTGTTGATTATGTATGGCCAAAACCAGGATTTGATAAACCACAAGAAAAAGTATCTTTTGTAAAACTTTTTAAGCCATATAATTGGGTAATTGGAACAGGAGAGTATGTTGATAATTTAACAACAAAAATTCAAGAAGAGGCTTTAAAAACAATCTCTGAAATGAGATATGCGAATAATGACTATTTTTGGATAAATGATTCAAATCCTAAAATGATTATGCATCCTATGAATCCAAAATTAAATGGAGCTGATTTAAGTACTTATGCAGATCCATATGGAACAAAACTTTTTATTGAAATGTCAAAAATTGCAAATCAAAAAACTGAAGGAGGACTTGTAAAATATTATTGGGATAAGCCAAATAAACCAAATGATCCAAAAGCAAAATTCTCTTATGTTCAAAAATTTGGTCCTTGGGATTGGATTATAGGAACAGGGGCTTATGTGGATGATATTGAAGCTCAGATTGCTTCTATGGAACAAAATACTAAAAATGAGATAAATAGTATTATTTTTAGCATATCTTTGTTCACTCTAATTTCAATAATTGTTGCTTTAATAATTTATAATATTTTTATAAGAAAAACTTTAATTAGACCTTTAGAAGATTTAGATGAAGCAATTATAAAAATAAAAAATAAAGATGGAACTACTGATCATATTGAAAAAAAATCAAATGATGAAATAGGTAAAGTTGTTGATAGTTTCAATCTTTATATTGCTTCTTTAAAAGATGCTTATATTGAAGATTCAAAAGTTATAGAAAATGTAGAACAGATAATTGATAAAGTAATAAATGGTTTTTATGTTTATAAAGTTGAAGCAACTTCTTCAAATCCACAAATTATAAAATTAAGAGATTCTATTAACACAATGATTGAAAGAACAAATCAAAATTTAGTTGGGTTAAATAATATTTTAATTGAGTATGGAAATTCAAATTTTGCTATAAGTGATTCAAAAATAGATACATCAAAAGTAAATGGAATTATATCATCACTTGCTGCTAGTACACAATTAATTGGAGTTACGGTTTCTGAATTCTTATCTATGATTATTGGTAGTGGAAGACAACTAAATAGTGATACAAATACTCTCTCAGAAGCTGCAAATAGATTGTCTTCTTCAGCAAATGAACAAGCTGCTTCTTTAGAAGAGACAGCAGCAGCAATAGAAGAGATTACATCTATTGTTAAATCAAGTGTTCAAAAAACATCTCAAATGTCTATTTTGGCAAAACATCTTCAAGCTTCTTCAAAAGATGGAGAAGCCCTTGCTTCTAAAACAAATCAGGCAATGGAGGAGATAGATAAACAAGTTAAATCTATAAATGAAGCTATAAGTATAATTGACCAAATTGCATTCCAAACAAATATTCTTTCTCTTAATGCTGCTGTTGAAGCTGCAACTGCTGGTGAAGCTGGAAAAGGATTTGCAGTTGTTGCTCAAGAAGTAAGAAATCTAGCAAGTAGAAGTGCCGAGGCAGCAAAAGATATTAAAAATATAGTTGAAGTTGCAACATCAAAAGCAAATGAAGGAAAAGGTATTGCAAATGAGATGATAAATGGCTATACAACTTTAAATGCAAAAATAAATGAAACAATAGTTTTAATTGAAGATGTTTCTCAAGGAAGTAAAGAGGAAGAAAAAGGAATCATTCAAATCAATGATACAATAAATATTCTAGATAAAGCTACTCAAGTAAATGCAAATCAAGCTACTGTTATTAGTGATTTGGCAAGTGAAGTTGCAAATTTATCTACAAATCTTTTAAAAATAGCTGACCGTGCAAAATTTAAAGAGTTTAGCCCTAAAGAGATAGAAGATATAGATTTGGTTTTTAAAGTTTCAAAATTAAAAAATGACCATATTAGATTTAAACTTGTAAACTTTGATAAAGTAGGACAAACAAAAACAGTTTGGAGTGTTACAAAACCAACAGATTGTGATTTAGGAAAATGGATAGTTGAACAAGAAAATGCAAATAATCCATTTACAAAAACTCAAAATTGGAAAAATCTAAAATCAAATCATGAAATAGTTCATAGTAGTGTTCAAAACTATATAAATGAAGATTGTAGAGATAATGTAAATAATGATTTATTAAATAGTTTATCTAAAGAGCTAGATCGTGCAACTTTTGAAGTATTTAAATCTTTAGACCAATTAAAAAAAGATAATGTTTATGAGTCAAAAGTTGTTTCAAAAATAGAAAAAAAGGTTTCTAAAGAGGAGCCTAAATTTGAAATGAAAAAAGAAGAAAAAGTTATTACAAAGATAACTCAAAAATCTTCTGATGATGAGTGGGAGAGCTTTTAA
- a CDS encoding peptidase U32 family protein, translating into MSKQKVELLSPAGNLEKLKIAINYGADAVYAGVSHFSLRIRASKEFTFETFKEGIEYAHSRGKKVYATINGFPFNAQIELLKKHIATMAALKPDAFIVAAPGVVRLCREIAPQIDIHLSTQANVLNYLDAQVFWDMGVRRIVVAREISLKDVIEIKKHLPDMEIEIFVHGSMCFAYSGRCLISAVQMGRVPNRGSCANDCRFEYTLYAGNDDHGTLFRLEEEEGVGTYIFNSKDMNLASHIKEILDSGAVDSLKIEGRTKSPYYAAVTAKAYREAIDDYYADKFEPEKYQKELHTTKNRGFTDAYLIHKPFEKTDSQNHDYALSKGSFEVTGLVCEDEKHFYCKYKVYPNEDIEIFTPHNTVIELCDNEIGKVFKKEDGLYYINFKKILTDTNKELESVHSGNINKIQLPCKLPYLTMFRVENLEINID; encoded by the coding sequence ATGAGTAAACAAAAAGTTGAGTTACTCTCACCTGCTGGAAATTTAGAAAAATTAAAAATAGCTATAAATTATGGGGCAGATGCCGTTTATGCTGGTGTTAGTCACTTTAGTCTAAGAATACGAGCTAGTAAAGAGTTTACATTTGAAACTTTTAAAGAAGGGATTGAATATGCTCACTCTAGAGGTAAGAAAGTTTATGCAACAATAAATGGTTTTCCTTTTAATGCTCAAATAGAGCTTTTAAAAAAACATATAGCTACAATGGCAGCACTTAAACCAGATGCTTTTATAGTTGCAGCACCTGGGGTTGTAAGACTTTGTAGAGAGATAGCACCGCAGATTGATATACATCTTTCAACTCAAGCAAATGTTTTAAACTATTTAGATGCACAAGTTTTTTGGGATATGGGTGTAAGAAGAATAGTTGTTGCTAGAGAGATATCATTAAAAGATGTAATTGAGATAAAAAAACATCTTCCTGATATGGAGATAGAGATTTTTGTACATGGTTCTATGTGTTTTGCATACTCTGGAAGATGTTTAATAAGTGCTGTTCAAATGGGAAGAGTTCCAAATAGAGGAAGTTGTGCAAATGATTGTAGATTTGAATATACTCTTTATGCTGGAAATGATGATCATGGAACACTATTTAGACTTGAAGAGGAAGAGGGAGTAGGAACTTATATTTTTAACTCAAAAGATATGAATTTAGCTTCACATATAAAAGAGATACTTGATAGTGGAGCAGTTGATAGTTTAAAAATAGAAGGAAGAACAAAATCTCCATATTATGCAGCAGTTACAGCAAAAGCATATAGAGAGGCTATTGATGACTATTATGCTGATAAATTTGAACCAGAAAAATATCAAAAAGAGTTACATACCACTAAAAATAGAGGTTTTACAGATGCTTATTTAATTCATAAGCCATTTGAAAAAACGGACTCACAAAACCATGATTATGCTTTAAGTAAAGGCTCATTTGAAGTAACAGGGCTTGTATGTGAAGATGAAAAACATTTTTATTGTAAATATAAAGTTTATCCAAATGAAGATATTGAGATTTTTACACCTCACAATACGGTAATAGAACTTTGTGATAATGAGATAGGAAAAGTCTTTAAAAAAGAAGATGGGCTTTATTATATAAATTTTAAAAAGATTCTAACTGATACAAATAAAGAGCTAGAAAGTGTTCATAGTGGAAATATAAATAAAATACAACTCCCTTGTAAATTACCTTATTTAACAATGTTTAGAGTAGAAAATTTAGAAATAAATATAGATTAA
- the purE gene encoding 5-(carboxyamino)imidazole ribonucleotide mutase encodes MKFISIIMGSKSDYEIMKNCSDTFEQFNVKYELIISSAHRSPERTKEYVKEAEEKGAIAFIAAAGMAAHLAGALAATTTKPIIGVPMKGGAMDGMDAMLSTVQMPAGMPVATVALGKAGAINAAYLAMQILAISDKDLAVKLKEDRMVKAKAVESDSKDIEVIL; translated from the coding sequence ATGAAATTTATTTCGATTATTATGGGTAGTAAATCTGATTATGAAATTATGAAAAACTGTTCTGATACTTTTGAACAATTTAATGTAAAGTATGAGTTAATTATCTCTTCTGCTCATAGAAGTCCTGAAAGAACAAAAGAGTATGTAAAAGAGGCTGAAGAAAAAGGTGCTATTGCATTTATTGCTGCGGCTGGAATGGCTGCTCATTTAGCTGGTGCTTTAGCAGCTACAACAACTAAGCCAATTATTGGAGTTCCAATGAAAGGTGGAGCAATGGATGGTATGGATGCTATGCTTTCAACTGTTCAAATGCCAGCAGGTATGCCAGTTGCTACAGTAGCACTTGGAAAAGCAGGAGCTATAAATGCAGCTTATTTGGCAATGCAAATTTTAGCAATTAGTGATAAAGATTTAGCTGTTAAATTAAAAGAAGATAGAATGGTTAAAGCTAAAGCTGTTGAGAGTGATTCTAAAGATATTGAAGTAATTCTATAA
- a CDS encoding glutaredoxin domain-containing protein: protein MKPIALFTLPNCKWCKEAIIYLKSKKLKFNQIDLTKDKNALRDCQKRCSGAPVFLIGNNWICGFDKEKLNKELGIK from the coding sequence ATGAAGCCAATTGCACTATTTACACTTCCTAATTGTAAGTGGTGCAAAGAGGCAATTATCTACTTAAAAAGTAAAAAACTAAAATTTAATCAAATAGATTTAACAAAAGACAAAAATGCTTTAAGAGATTGTCAAAAAAGATGTTCAGGTGCTCCAGTTTTTTTAATTGGAAATAACTGGATTTGTGGTTTTGACAAGGAGAAATTAAATAAAGAGTTAGGAATAAAATAA
- the glyQ gene encoding glycine--tRNA ligase subunit alpha: MLTFSQMLLKLQEFWANEGCNIVQPYDIPAGAGTFHPATLLRSLDSTPWSVAYVAPSRRPTDGRYGENPNRLGSYYQFQVLIKPSLENIQDLYLKSLEYLGLDLKKHDIRFVEDNWESPTLGAWGLGWEVWLDGMEVTQFTYFQQVGGLPCDPVAVEITYGTERLAMYLQGVDSVFDIVWNENKFGKTTYADVHKEAEYQFSKYNFEVANTTKLFRDFDEAFNECKACLNAELPLPAYDQCMIASHAFNTLDARKAISVTERQNYILKVRELAQACAVMYKEQESNRLKRVGRL; the protein is encoded by the coding sequence ATGCTTACTTTTTCACAAATGTTGTTAAAACTTCAAGAGTTTTGGGCAAATGAGGGTTGTAATATAGTTCAACCTTATGATATACCTGCTGGTGCTGGAACTTTTCATCCAGCAACACTTTTAAGAAGTTTAGATAGTACACCTTGGAGTGTTGCTTATGTTGCACCTTCAAGAAGACCAACTGATGGAAGATATGGAGAAAATCCAAATAGATTGGGAAGTTACTATCAATTTCAAGTTTTAATAAAACCAAGTTTAGAGAATATTCAAGATTTATATTTAAAATCTTTAGAGTATTTAGGACTAGATTTAAAAAAACATGATATTAGATTTGTTGAAGACAACTGGGAATCTCCAACTTTAGGTGCTTGGGGACTTGGTTGGGAAGTTTGGCTTGATGGTATGGAAGTTACTCAATTTACATATTTTCAACAAGTAGGAGGTTTACCTTGTGATCCTGTTGCTGTTGAAATAACTTATGGAACAGAGAGACTTGCTATGTATTTACAAGGGGTTGATTCTGTTTTTGATATTGTTTGGAATGAGAATAAATTTGGAAAAACAACTTATGCTGATGTTCATAAAGAAGCAGAATATCAATTTTCTAAATATAATTTTGAAGTAGCAAATACAACAAAACTATTTAGAGATTTTGATGAAGCTTTTAATGAATGTAAAGCTTGTTTAAATGCAGAGCTTCCACTTCCAGCTTATGATCAATGTATGATAGCAAGTCATGCTTTTAATACTTTAGATGCTAGAAAAGCAATAAGTGTAACAGAGAGACAAAACTATATTTTAAAAGTGAGAGAACTTGCACAAGCTTGTGCAGTGATGTATAAAGAGCAAGAGAGTAATAGATTAAAAAGAGTTGGAAGATTATAA
- a CDS encoding Nif3-like dinuclear metal center hexameric protein, with protein MKVRDIYEVLNSISPFELQEKWDNSGLLVGNLDDSFENLYFSMDLDLELVKTLKANSLVITHHPLIFSGLKRVNYDTYSTKILKELIKKDITLISMHTNIDKTHLNRFVVEEILEFKIENQNEFIANCIINMSFEDLLKHLNKKLNLKNIKFVKTKNNIKTLAICTGSAMSLIDEVKADCFITGDIKYHDAMEAKARGLSLIDIRHYESENYFNILLEKLLEEYLKKNKLKAIITASQNPFEFFIEGENIE; from the coding sequence TTGAAAGTAAGAGATATTTATGAAGTTTTAAACTCTATTAGTCCTTTTGAATTACAAGAAAAATGGGATAACTCAGGACTTCTTGTTGGAAATTTAGATGATAGTTTTGAAAATTTATATTTTAGTATGGATTTGGATTTAGAATTAGTAAAAACTCTAAAAGCAAACTCACTTGTAATTACTCATCATCCACTTATTTTTAGTGGTTTGAAAAGAGTGAATTATGATACATACTCTACAAAAATTTTAAAAGAGCTTATAAAAAAAGATATAACTCTTATCTCTATGCATACAAATATAGATAAAACACATTTAAATAGGTTTGTGGTTGAGGAAATTTTAGAGTTTAAAATAGAAAATCAAAATGAATTTATTGCAAATTGCATTATAAATATGAGTTTTGAGGATCTTTTAAAGCATTTAAATAAAAAGTTAAATTTAAAGAATATAAAGTTTGTAAAAACAAAAAATAATATTAAAACTTTAGCAATTTGTACAGGATCCGCTATGAGTTTAATAGATGAGGTAAAAGCTGATTGTTTCATAACAGGTGATATAAAATATCATGATGCAATGGAGGCAAAAGCTAGAGGTTTGTCTTTAATTGATATTAGACATTATGAGAGTGAAAACTATTTTAATATACTTTTAGAAAAACTATTAGAAGAGTATTTGAAAAAAAATAAATTAAAAGCTATAATAACAGCTTCACAAAATCCATTTGAGTTTTTTATAGAAGGAGAAAACATTGAATAA
- a CDS encoding zinc ribbon domain-containing protein, with protein MNKYLEDLIELSKYDTSISQFEPKIENQKSKLATFVETAEAIKVGINSTYLEIDDLKSKRTKNNIHLSELKSKLDSIAKKNKDVTNEKELKALQLEEEIAKEQVSFANEEIERLDKLTAAKEERLKELQEKLKAEEEDIKEIRVIVEDTIAQINDERNEVYAKRSELLGQFDNKILTFYEKIKRWAKDTAVVPVKKQACYGCFMKINDKTYAEVLRGEEIVNCLHCGRILYKGEEEIATLEA; from the coding sequence TTGAATAAATATTTAGAGGATTTAATCGAGTTATCAAAATATGATACAAGTATTAGCCAATTTGAACCAAAAATTGAGAATCAAAAATCAAAATTAGCAACTTTTGTTGAAACAGCTGAAGCTATTAAAGTAGGTATAAATTCTACTTATTTGGAAATAGATGATTTAAAATCAAAAAGAACAAAAAATAATATACATCTAAGTGAGTTAAAATCAAAATTAGATTCAATTGCTAAGAAAAATAAAGATGTAACGAATGAAAAAGAGTTAAAAGCTTTACAACTTGAAGAAGAGATTGCAAAAGAGCAAGTTAGCTTTGCAAATGAAGAGATTGAAAGACTTGATAAATTAACAGCTGCTAAAGAAGAGAGATTAAAAGAACTTCAAGAAAAATTAAAAGCTGAAGAAGAAGATATTAAAGAGATTAGAGTTATTGTTGAAGATACAATAGCACAAATTAATGATGAAAGAAATGAAGTTTATGCAAAAAGAAGTGAACTTTTAGGTCAGTTTGATAACAAAATTTTAACTTTCTATGAAAAAATAAAAAGATGGGCAAAAGATACAGCAGTAGTTCCTGTGAAAAAACAGGCTTGTTATGGATGTTTTATGAAAATAAATGACAAAACTTATGCTGAAGTTTTAAGAGGGGAAGAGATTGTAAATTGTCTTCACTGTGGAAGAATTCTTTATAAAGGTGAAGAAGAAATAGCTACATTAGAGGCTTAA
- the waaA gene encoding lipid IV(A) 3-deoxy-D-manno-octulosonic acid transferase: MSLFALFYNFVLTIAYIVLIPYLLYKSRNKKYKDAIPAKFFLKNNPKFTSNGIWFHSCSMGEVRAIKPLIKEFEDKINISVITNTGFEEAKSISSNVRFLPFEIFLPFWITKQKVLVVMEAELWYMLFLFAKKRGAKTLLINARISDKSYKSYLRFRFFYKKIFANIDKVFAQSQIDKKRLEELGATNVEVIGNIKLAQLPVKKQSFEKPNGVIITAASTHESEEELVLNAYKKEFGKLIIVPRHPERFSKVDELIKDFIKNKELSYHKYSIKDDFLSDIVLVDKMGILNDIYEISDITILGGAFANIGGHNPIEPAFFGNVIISGKNIFNQKSLFECIKNYYLIENSELKEYLEKANTLLKPKLTKEGSFEPIIKEIKKWQ, encoded by the coding sequence TTGAGCCTCTTTGCTCTTTTTTATAATTTTGTTTTAACTATTGCTTATATAGTTTTAATCCCTTATTTATTATATAAATCAAGAAACAAAAAATATAAAGATGCAATTCCTGCAAAATTCTTTTTAAAAAATAATCCAAAATTTACTTCAAATGGTATTTGGTTTCACTCTTGTTCTATGGGTGAAGTAAGGGCAATAAAACCGCTTATAAAAGAGTTTGAAGATAAAATAAATATTAGTGTAATAACAAATACAGGTTTTGAAGAAGCAAAATCTATAAGTTCTAATGTAAGATTTTTACCTTTTGAGATTTTTTTACCATTTTGGATAACAAAGCAAAAAGTTTTAGTTGTTATGGAAGCAGAACTTTGGTATATGCTTTTTTTATTTGCTAAAAAAAGAGGTGCAAAAACCTTACTTATAAATGCAAGAATTTCAGATAAATCTTATAAATCTTATCTTAGATTTCGTTTTTTTTATAAAAAGATATTTGCTAATATAGATAAGGTTTTTGCACAAAGCCAAATAGATAAAAAAAGGCTTGAAGAGTTAGGAGCTACAAATGTTGAGGTTATTGGGAATATAAAATTAGCTCAACTTCCAGTTAAAAAGCAAAGTTTTGAAAAACCAAATGGAGTTATCATAACAGCTGCAAGTACCCATGAGAGTGAAGAAGAGTTAGTTTTAAATGCTTATAAAAAAGAGTTTGGTAAATTAATAATTGTTCCAAGACATCCTGAGAGATTCTCAAAAGTTGATGAGCTAATAAAAGATTTTATAAAAAATAAAGAGTTGAGTTACCATAAATATAGTATTAAAGATGATTTTTTAAGTGATATAGTTTTAGTTGATAAAATGGGAATTTTAAATGATATTTATGAAATAAGTGATATTACAATTTTAGGTGGAGCATTTGCAAATATTGGTGGACATAATCCAATAGAGCCAGCTTTTTTTGGAAATGTAATAATAAGTGGAAAAAATATTTTTAATCAAAAATCACTTTTTGAATGTATAAAAAACTATTATTTGATAGAAAATAGTGAGTTAAAAGAGTATTTAGAAAAAGCAAATACTCTTTTAAAACCAAAATTAACAAAAGAGGGTTCATTTGAGCCTATAATTAAGGAGATAAAAAAATGGCAGTAG
- a CDS encoding pseudouridine synthase family protein, protein MAVEYDKAYKLLAIQEKISNAKAKDLIDRGLVKVGDKKVMIARGEIKVDTKFSVKELAKTKVIFEDDNILVVDKPAFITADEVAKTFKNAILLNRLDKETSGVMMFAKNEDFQKKAIKEFAQNRVYKEYVAIVEGKVIEEIVIDKPIITIKDKGVAKSKIDKNGKSAKTTVYPLLVEGNKSKIKLVIESGRTHQIRVHLNSVGLPIIGDAIYGRTASNVNRVLLHSKITKIFDYTFEAREPKEFKVYDFS, encoded by the coding sequence ATGGCAGTAGAATATGATAAAGCTTATAAACTTTTAGCAATTCAAGAGAAAATTTCAAATGCAAAAGCAAAAGATTTAATTGATAGAGGTTTAGTAAAAGTTGGTGATAAAAAGGTTATGATTGCTAGAGGAGAGATTAAAGTTGATACTAAATTTAGTGTTAAAGAGTTAGCAAAAACTAAAGTTATTTTTGAAGATGATAATATATTAGTTGTTGATAAACCAGCTTTTATAACAGCTGATGAAGTTGCAAAAACTTTCAAAAATGCAATACTTTTAAATAGACTTGATAAAGAGACAAGTGGTGTTATGATGTTTGCAAAGAATGAGGATTTTCAAAAAAAAGCTATAAAAGAGTTTGCACAAAATAGAGTTTATAAAGAGTATGTAGCTATTGTTGAAGGAAAAGTAATTGAAGAGATAGTTATTGATAAACCTATTATTACTATAAAAGATAAAGGTGTAGCTAAATCTAAAATTGATAAAAATGGGAAAAGTGCAAAAACAACTGTTTATCCACTTCTTGTTGAGGGAAATAAATCAAAAATAAAACTAGTAATTGAAAGTGGAAGAACTCATCAAATTAGAGTTCATCTAAATTCGGTTGGATTACCAATTATTGGAGATGCTATTTATGGAAGAACAGCTTCAAATGTAAATAGAGTTTTACTTCATTCAAAAATTACTAAAATTTTTGATTATACTTTTGAAGCTCGTGAGCCAAAAGAGTTTAAAGTGTACGATTTTAGTTAG